In Microvirga sp. 17 mud 1-3, the genomic window CTGCTTCTGGACGAGCCGTCGCTGGGCCTCGCGCCCCTGATCGTCAAGCAGATCTTCACGATCATCAAGGAGCTCAACGAGCGCGACGGGATGACCGTCTTCCTCGTGGAGCAGAACGCCTACCACGCCCTGAAGCTGGCCCACCGCGGCTACGTGATGGTGACGGGCAACATCACCATGAGCGGCACCGGGCGGGAACTGCTCGAAAATCCCCAGGTCCAGGCCGCCTACCTCGAAGGAGGGCACCACTGATGCAGGGCATCCTTTACGAAGAACCCTCGATCTGGCTCTTCCTGTTCGTCACCGTGATCCTGGGCGGCGCGGCCGCATGGATGACCGGCCGGGCCATCGCAATCACCTGGCGCCCCTTCTGGCAGCTCCTGGTCTATTTGCTGATCCTCGCGGCCGCGGTGCGGTTCATCCACTTCGCCCTGTTCGGCGGGACCCTGCTCTCCGTCCACTACTACGCGGTCGATGCCATCGTGGTCCTGATCATCGGAGCGCTCGGGTTCCAGTACTACCGGGCACGCCAGATGACGACCCAATATCGCTGGCTCTACGAGCGGACGGGACCGTTCGGTTGGAAGGAAAAAGCCTCTCATACGAACGGTTAAGCCCTAGAAATTCCAGCGTGACTTCCGCTCAAAAAGAGTCATGATGTCACGCGGACGGCGGGCCTCGGCCTGCTGAACCGGCCCCGAGGAAGGGGGCCTATAAAACCACCCAGAGGAGTGACCTCATGAAGAAATTGCTGTTGACCGGCGTCGCGCTCGGTCTTGGCCTCGCCTTCTCGGGCGCGGCCAACGCGCAGATCAAGATCGGCGTTGCCGGCCCCATCACGGGCCCGAATGCCGCTTTCGGCGCGCAGCTCAAGAACGGCGTCGAGCAGGCTGTCGCGGACATCAACGCGGCCGGTGGCGTCAATGGCCAGAAGCT contains:
- a CDS encoding DUF6867 family protein, yielding MQGILYEEPSIWLFLFVTVILGGAAAWMTGRAIAITWRPFWQLLVYLLILAAAVRFIHFALFGGTLLSVHYYAVDAIVVLIIGALGFQYYRARQMTTQYRWLYERTGPFGWKEKASHTNG